The Thunnus thynnus chromosome 24, fThuThy2.1, whole genome shotgun sequence genome window below encodes:
- the c24h1orf115 gene encoding required for drug-induced death protein 1, with amino-acid sequence MGAQEGEDAAQPAGKTRQKTSKEVYFSVLPDKYEPLIEEVEEEREETPEERKKRKEEKKRKKKKKYKKYRKNVRKALCFSWRCLMAGLQSMASTYSTPLSAMATVVTETQRSTGSKA; translated from the exons ATGGGAGCGCAGGAGGGGGAGGACGCCGCTCAGCCAGCGGGGAAAACACGACAGAAAACCTCCAAAGAAGTTTATTTTTCCGTCCTGCCGGATAAATACGAACCCCTGATcgaagaggtggaggaggagagagaggagacgccggaggagaggaagaagaggaaggaggagaaaaagaggaagaagaagaagaagtacaaGAAGTATAGGAAG AACGTCAGGAAGGCGTTGTGCTTCAGCTGGCGCTGCCTGATGGCCGGGTTACAGAGCATGGCGTCCACTTACTCCACTCCCCTGTCCGCCATGGCTACAGTGGTGACGGAAACTCAACGATCAACTGGCAGCAAAGCATGA